A genome region from Triticum aestivum cultivar Chinese Spring chromosome 2B, IWGSC CS RefSeq v2.1, whole genome shotgun sequence includes the following:
- the LOC123041575 gene encoding chitinase 5-like: MPLVATFLTLGLAVLLLSAAGRAVAQSCGCPAHLCCSQWGFCSTGPDYCGAGCQLGPCTVASSGAAAAEASGGKPVGSERTP, translated from the coding sequence ATGCCGCTCGTTGCGACGTTCCTGACACTCGGGCTGGCAGTGCTCCTGCTGTCCGCCGCCGGTCGCGCGGTCGCGCAGAGCTGCGGCTGCCCGGCGCACTTGTGCTGCAGCCAGTGGGGTTTCTGCAGCACGGGCCCAGACTACTGCGGCGCCGGGTGCCAGTTGGGGCCGTGCACGGTGGCGAGCAGTGGCGCCGCAGCTGCGGAGGCGTCCGGCGGCAAGCCCGTGGGGAGCGAGCGCACACCATAG